Proteins encoded by one window of Glycine soja cultivar W05 chromosome 15, ASM419377v2, whole genome shotgun sequence:
- the LOC114387386 gene encoding glutathione S-transferase 3-like, with protein sequence MADEVVLLGTWASMFGMRVRIALAEKGVKYEYKEENLRNKSPLLLQMNPIHKKIPVLIHNGKPICESAIIVQYIDEVWNDKAPILPSDPYERAQARFWVDYIDKKVNDTWRKMWLSTGEEHETWKKEFISVFKQLEEALGDKPFYGGDTFGFVDLGLIPFYTWFYTFETYGNFKMEAECPKLVAWAKRCLQREAVSKTLPDEKKVYDHVGLKKAFES encoded by the exons ATGGCAGACGAGGTTGTTCTATTGGGTACATGGGCTAGCATGTTTGGGATGAGGGTTAGGATTGCATTGGCTGAAAAGGGTGTTAAGTATGAATACAAGGAAGAGAATCTCAGAAACAAGAGTCCTTTGCTTTTGCAAATGAACCCAATTCACAAGAAAATTCCAGTTCTCATCCATAATGGCAAACCCATTTGTGAATCTGCAATTATAGTGCAGTACATTGATGAGGTCTGGAATGACAAAGCTCCCATCTTGCCCTCTGACCCTTATGAGAGAGCTCAAGCCAGATTCTGGGTAGATTACATCGACAAAAAG GTGAATGATACTTGGAGGAAAATGTGGCTTTCTACTGGAGAGGAGCATGAGACATGGAAGAAGGAGTTTATCTCTGTCTTTAAGCAATTAGAAGAGGCACTAGGTGACAAACCTTTCTATGGGGGTGACACGTTTGGGTTTGTTGATCTTGGTCTTATCCCTTTTTATACTTGGTTTTATACTTTTGAGACATATGGTAACTTCAAAATGGAAGCTGAGTGTCCTAAACTTGTCGCTTGGGCTAAGAGATGCTTGCAGAGAGAGGCTGTGTCCAAAACTCTTCCTGATGAAAAGAAGGTCTATGATCATGTGGGATTGAAAAAGGCATTTGAATCATAA
- the LOC114388528 gene encoding probable glutathione S-transferase, with amino-acid sequence MGDEVILLNFWLSPYGMRVRIALEEKGIKYESREEDLSNKSSLLLQMNAVHKKIPVLIHNGKPVCESLIIVEYIDEVWNDQSPLLPSDPYQRNQARFWANYVDTKMYEIALKFWRTEGEEKEAAKEEFSECLELFEEQLGDKPYFGGDNLGLVDVVLVPLICYFYVYNLYGNFINENKFPKIIAWAKRCTQKESVSKCFPEVQRVKEFISQKKKNLNSE; translated from the exons ATGGGAGATGAGGTGATTCTGCTGAATTTCTGGTTAAGCCCTTATGGGATGAGGGTCCGGATTGCATTAGAAGAAAAGGGCATCAAGTATGAGAGTAGAGAAGAGGACTTAAGCAACAAGAGCTCTTTACTCCTCCAAATGAACGCAGTTCATAAGAAAATACCAGTTCTCATCCACAATGGCAAACCTGTCTGTGAGTCACTCATTATTGTTGAGTATATTGATGAGGTTTGGAATGATCAATCTCCCTTGTTGCCATCTGATCCTTACCAGAGAAACCAAGCTAGATTCTGGGCTAACTATGTTGACACTAAG ATGTATGAAATTGCCTTGAAGTTTTGGAGAACTGAAGGGGAAGAGAAAGAAGCTGCGAAGGAAGAATTTTCGGAGTGTCTGGAGTTATTTGAAGAACAACTGGGGGACAAACCTTATTTTGGTGGAGACAACCTTGGTCTTGTGGATGTTGTACTTGTTCCATTGATCTGTTATTTTTACGTGTATAATTTATATGGCAATTTCATCAACGAGAACAAGTTCCCGAAAATCATTGCTTGGGCTAAGAGGTGCACTCAAAAAGAGAGTGTTTCAAAGTGTTTTCCTGAGGTGCAGAGGGTCAAAGAGTTTATTTCgcagaagaaaaagaatttgaACAGTGAGTAG
- the LOC114388525 gene encoding probable glutathione S-transferase, with the protein MEEEAKVVLLGARFSMFEMRVKIALAEKGIKYEYMEQDLTNKSTLLQEMNPIHKKIPVLIHHGRPICESLIIVEYIDMVWDNNCPLLPSDPYHKAQARFWADFVDQKVYHASKRVWISKGDEKEVAKKDFLESLKQLEEFLGDKPYFGGDTFGFVDVALIPFYCWFYTYETFGNFKVEGEYPKLISWAKRCMQKESVSETLADEREVYEAVLDYKNKFILN; encoded by the exons ATGGAGGAAGAAGCCAAGGTGGTTTTGTTGGGTGCACGGTTCAGTATGTTTGAGATGAGAGTTAAGATAGCTTTGGCAGAGAAAGGAATCAAATATGAGTACATGGAACAAGATCTCACCAACAAGAGTACTTTGCTTCAAGAAATGAACCCAATTCACAAGAAGATTCCAGTTCTCATACATCATGGAAGACCTATCTGTGAGTCCCTCATAATTGTTGAGTATATTGATATGGTTTGGGACAACAATTGTCCTTTGCTTCCCTCTGATCCCTACCACAAAGCTCAAGCCAGGTTCTGGGCTGATTTTGTAGATCAGAAG GTGTATCATGCTTCTAAGAGAGTTTGGATTTCAAAGGGAGATGAGAAAGAGGTGGCAAAAAAGGACTTCCTAGAGAGCTTAAAGCAATTGGAGGAGTTTCTTGGAGACAAGCCTTATTTTGGGGGTGACACATTTGGGTTTGTTGATGTTGCTCTTATTCCTTTCTATTGCTGGTTTTATACTTATGAGACTTTTGGAAACTTCAAAGTGGAGGGAGAGTATCCAAAACTTATCTCCTGGGCCAAGAGATGCATGCAGAAGGAAAGTGTATCTGAAACTCTTGCAGATGAGAGGGAGGTTTATGAGGCTGTTTTGGATTATAAGAACAAATTTATATTGAACTAA